Proteins encoded within one genomic window of Oncorhynchus nerka isolate Pitt River linkage group LG17, Oner_Uvic_2.0, whole genome shotgun sequence:
- the oma1 gene encoding metalloendopeptidase OMA1, mitochondrial isoform X1, giving the protein MNKGTMELLCARLMRNQHHCLPAYLSRSFQTSHCRQRQSTTRRTLPSTELYSTNTCRILRQPETTDSVCQLQWRPSSSQRELFSSENVRTVLFPVGTPRPDPAVHCLPAIWLPKHGQNFFHTSAPHRALPAPLIWLVLKPLQKIVAIILGRSIRKWWLALPPNKQQLVRQKVWRRRWQLVAGGMVAMVIMASFFLTHLDESPITGRTRLLVFSRENYMELAAVTGDGYMEEFAELMVSEKDPRHQVVERVVEHLAQRNKDIPEVSSVPWRVHLVDSPTVNAFVLPNGKVFMFTGMLEAVADVHQLTFILGHEMAHAVMGHSAEQASMSHVVDFLSLILLTAIWAVCPRDSLAVLGQWIQTKLIQFLFDRPYSRKLEAEADQVGLQLAAKACADVRAGPVFWQQMEISDQLRGEPTVPEWLSTHPSHRNRVAQLDRLVPQYLELRESCSCPALPATDPRAVFAQSVKVLLDATRDLEGEAGKRLKPQALSQTPMSDHRRAPHPGGLATALLASSATGSPPVLTLDTATHL; this is encoded by the exons ATGAATAAAG GAACCATGGAGTTGTTGTGTGCCCGTCTCATGAGGAACCAACACCATtgcctacctgcctacctgtctAGAAGCTTTCAAACCTCCCATTGCCGGCAGAGACAATCAACAACCAGGAGGACATTACCTTCAACAGAACTCTACTCAACCAACACATGTCGGATTCTACGGCAGCCCGAAACCACAGACTCTGTTTGTCAACTTCAATGGAGGCCATCTTCATCTCAGAGAGAACTTTTCTCATCTGAGAATGTAAGAACAGTACTTTTCCCAGTGGGGACACCTAGACCTgaccctgctgtccactgtctccCTGCTATATGGCTGCCTAAGCATGGACAGAACTTCTTCCATACCTCTGCTCCTCACCGCGCCCTGCCTGCGCCTCTCATATGGCTGGTACTCAAACCCCTGCAGAAGATAGTGGCTATTATACTGGGCAG GAGTATCAGGAAGTGGTGGTTGGCGCTCCCGCCCAATAAGCAGCAGCTCGTGCGTCAGAAGGTCTGGCGTCGCCGTTGGCAGCTGGTGGCCGGGGGTATGGTTGCTATGGTGATCATGGCAAGTTTCTTCCTGACTCATCTGGACGAGTCGCCCATCACGGGACGCACACGCCTCCTAGTGTTCAGTAGAGAGAACTACATGGAGCTGGCTGCAGTGACAGGAGATGGG TACATGGAGGAATTTGCTGAGTTGATGGTTTCAGAGAAGGACCCTCGTCACCAGGTGGTGGAGAGAGTGGTGGAGCACCTGGCCCAGAGGAACAAAGACATCCCAGAGGTCTCCTCTGTTCCATGGAGAGTCCACTTGGTCGACAGCCCTACCGTCAACGCTTTCGTACTGCCT aaTGGAAAGGTGTTTATGTTCACTGGGATGTTGGAGGCCGTTGCAGATGTTCACCAGCTCACCTTCATCCTGGGACATGAGATGGCCCACGCAGTGATGGGACACTCT gcAGAGCAGGCCAGTATGTCTCATGTGGTAGACTTCCTGTCTCTGATCCTGCTAACAGCCATCTGGGCCGTGTGTCCTCGAGACAGCCTGGCTGTACTGGGACAGTGGATACAGACTAAGCTCATACAG ttcttgTTTGATCGTCCTTATAGCAGGAAGTTGGAGGCAGAAGCTGATCAGGTTGGACTCCAGCTGGCTGCCAAG gcATGTGCTGATGTACGGGCAGGGCCAGTGTTCTGGCAGCAGATGGAGATCAGTGACCAGCTGAGAGGAGAACCTACAGTACCAGAGTGGCTCTCCACACACCCCTCTCACAGGAACAGAGTGGCACAGCTGGACCGGCTGGTCCCACAG tacCTGGAGTTGAGGGAGAGCTGTTCCTGTCCTGCCCTCCCTGCTACAGACCCCAGAGCTGTCTTCGCTCAGAGTGTCAAAGTGCTGCTGGATGCTACTAGGGACCTGGAGGGAGAGGCGGGGAAGAGACTGAAACCACAAGCTCTGTCGCAGACCCCAATGTCAGACCACAGAAGGGCTCCACACCCAGGGGGACTGGCTACTGCCCTGCTAGCCTCCTCAGCCACAGGCTCACCTCCAGTCCTGACCCTAGACACTGCTACCCACCTCTAA
- the oma1 gene encoding metalloendopeptidase OMA1, mitochondrial isoform X2 — MELLCARLMRNQHHCLPAYLSRSFQTSHCRQRQSTTRRTLPSTELYSTNTCRILRQPETTDSVCQLQWRPSSSQRELFSSENVRTVLFPVGTPRPDPAVHCLPAIWLPKHGQNFFHTSAPHRALPAPLIWLVLKPLQKIVAIILGRSIRKWWLALPPNKQQLVRQKVWRRRWQLVAGGMVAMVIMASFFLTHLDESPITGRTRLLVFSRENYMELAAVTGDGYMEEFAELMVSEKDPRHQVVERVVEHLAQRNKDIPEVSSVPWRVHLVDSPTVNAFVLPNGKVFMFTGMLEAVADVHQLTFILGHEMAHAVMGHSAEQASMSHVVDFLSLILLTAIWAVCPRDSLAVLGQWIQTKLIQFLFDRPYSRKLEAEADQVGLQLAAKACADVRAGPVFWQQMEISDQLRGEPTVPEWLSTHPSHRNRVAQLDRLVPQYLELRESCSCPALPATDPRAVFAQSVKVLLDATRDLEGEAGKRLKPQALSQTPMSDHRRAPHPGGLATALLASSATGSPPVLTLDTATHL, encoded by the exons ATGGAGTTGTTGTGTGCCCGTCTCATGAGGAACCAACACCATtgcctacctgcctacctgtctAGAAGCTTTCAAACCTCCCATTGCCGGCAGAGACAATCAACAACCAGGAGGACATTACCTTCAACAGAACTCTACTCAACCAACACATGTCGGATTCTACGGCAGCCCGAAACCACAGACTCTGTTTGTCAACTTCAATGGAGGCCATCTTCATCTCAGAGAGAACTTTTCTCATCTGAGAATGTAAGAACAGTACTTTTCCCAGTGGGGACACCTAGACCTgaccctgctgtccactgtctccCTGCTATATGGCTGCCTAAGCATGGACAGAACTTCTTCCATACCTCTGCTCCTCACCGCGCCCTGCCTGCGCCTCTCATATGGCTGGTACTCAAACCCCTGCAGAAGATAGTGGCTATTATACTGGGCAG GAGTATCAGGAAGTGGTGGTTGGCGCTCCCGCCCAATAAGCAGCAGCTCGTGCGTCAGAAGGTCTGGCGTCGCCGTTGGCAGCTGGTGGCCGGGGGTATGGTTGCTATGGTGATCATGGCAAGTTTCTTCCTGACTCATCTGGACGAGTCGCCCATCACGGGACGCACACGCCTCCTAGTGTTCAGTAGAGAGAACTACATGGAGCTGGCTGCAGTGACAGGAGATGGG TACATGGAGGAATTTGCTGAGTTGATGGTTTCAGAGAAGGACCCTCGTCACCAGGTGGTGGAGAGAGTGGTGGAGCACCTGGCCCAGAGGAACAAAGACATCCCAGAGGTCTCCTCTGTTCCATGGAGAGTCCACTTGGTCGACAGCCCTACCGTCAACGCTTTCGTACTGCCT aaTGGAAAGGTGTTTATGTTCACTGGGATGTTGGAGGCCGTTGCAGATGTTCACCAGCTCACCTTCATCCTGGGACATGAGATGGCCCACGCAGTGATGGGACACTCT gcAGAGCAGGCCAGTATGTCTCATGTGGTAGACTTCCTGTCTCTGATCCTGCTAACAGCCATCTGGGCCGTGTGTCCTCGAGACAGCCTGGCTGTACTGGGACAGTGGATACAGACTAAGCTCATACAG ttcttgTTTGATCGTCCTTATAGCAGGAAGTTGGAGGCAGAAGCTGATCAGGTTGGACTCCAGCTGGCTGCCAAG gcATGTGCTGATGTACGGGCAGGGCCAGTGTTCTGGCAGCAGATGGAGATCAGTGACCAGCTGAGAGGAGAACCTACAGTACCAGAGTGGCTCTCCACACACCCCTCTCACAGGAACAGAGTGGCACAGCTGGACCGGCTGGTCCCACAG tacCTGGAGTTGAGGGAGAGCTGTTCCTGTCCTGCCCTCCCTGCTACAGACCCCAGAGCTGTCTTCGCTCAGAGTGTCAAAGTGCTGCTGGATGCTACTAGGGACCTGGAGGGAGAGGCGGGGAAGAGACTGAAACCACAAGCTCTGTCGCAGACCCCAATGTCAGACCACAGAAGGGCTCCACACCCAGGGGGACTGGCTACTGCCCTGCTAGCCTCCTCAGCCACAGGCTCACCTCCAGTCCTGACCCTAGACACTGCTACCCACCTCTAA